A genomic segment from Fusarium keratoplasticum isolate Fu6.1 chromosome 10, whole genome shotgun sequence encodes:
- a CDS encoding MFS domain-containing protein, translating to MAPPKETENVEHAEAPIEMGLKESEAAVDAASKGQAASGYEHLTPWQTVKTFKVATIVCFLAAFSAATDGFQVGMNASIVANKGFVHEFATKHDAEGNPFLESPILSAWSSIMSVGQVIGMTSLAFVSSRFGRKVAMYTYWFILAMSVMTESLARTWPVWLVGKLLAGIGVGCLQSTLPIYISEVAPVRIRGGLLMCYSFWWTVGTFFAHVALNVLNTTHEMDWLVPIYTQWAQIGLMLLIYVFLPESPAWCVGRKNYERARKAMQQLHGRVPDYNIDQQLQVLILAAEHEEAVAAEQKRQSWVSIFRGTDGRRTVTALWANLSQQFLGLTLFSSFGTYFFQQAGVAKPFTVKCITSGINIATIIIIILVADRVGRRWIACTSTTVEMLACAVIGVLGLIKKTKAMDYIFVLFACFWNIGMTANGAAGWGYIGEISSQRLRPYTAGFGAAITCVVGIVMNVLVPCMVNEHEWNWGFKTGWFYAGVGLPFVIGMWLLIPETKGRSAAELDELFERKIKAWRFHKTETATQRLVEVQNKY from the exons ATGGCACCCCCCAAGGAGACAGAGAACGTGGAGCACGCAGAGGCTCCGATCGAGATGGGCCTCAAGGAGTCTGAAGCCGCCGTAGATGCTGCCAGCAAGGGTCAGGCAGCATCTGGTTATGAACACCTGACGCCATGGCAAACTGTCAAGACGTTCAAGGTTGCCACAATTGTGTGCTTCCTTGCGGCTTTCAGTGCTGCAACTGATGGCTTCCAAGTCGG CATGAACGCCAGCATTGTCGCCAACAAGGGCTTCGTCCACGAGTTTGCCACCAAGCACGACGCTGAAGGAAACCCCTTCCTCGAATCTCCCATCCTCAGCGCCTGgagctccatcatgtccgTCGGTCAAGTCATCGGAATGACGTCCCTCGCCTTCGTCTCCAGTCGATTTGGTAGGAAGGTTGCCATGTACACGTACTGGTTCATCTTGGCTATGAGCGTAATGACTGAATCCCTCGCACGAACTTGGCCGGTCTGGCTGGTTGGCAAGCTGCTCGCCGGCATCGGTGTCGGTTGCCTTCAGTCGACTTTGCCCATCTATATCTCCGAAGTTGCACCAGTGCGAATTCGTGGTGGTCTTCTCATGTGCTATAGCTTCTGGTGGACTGTCGGCACCTTCTTTGCCCATGTGGCACTCAACGTTCTCAACACAACACATGAGATGGACTGGCTGGTCCCGATTTATACTCAATGGGCTCAGATTGGACTCATGCTTCTCATCTATGTCTTCCTACCCGAGTCACCAGCCTGGTGTGTCGGGAGGAAGAACTACGAGCGAGCCCGCAAGGCGATGCAACAACTCCACGGCAGAGTGCCCGATTACAACATCGATCAGCAACTCCAGGTCCTGATTCTCGCCGCGGAACACGAAGAAGCTGTCGCAGCTGAGCAGAAACGCCAGAGTTGGGTGTCCATCTTCCGAGGCACCGACGGCAGACGCACCGTGACAGCTCTCTGGGCCAACCTCTCCCAGCAGTTCCTCGGTCTTACCCTCTTCTCTAGCTTTGGCACTTACTTTTTCCAGCAGGCAGGTGTTGCCAAGCCATTCACAGTCAAGTGTATCACCTCTGGCATCAAcatcgccaccatcatcattaTTATTCTCGTTGCTGATCGAGTTGGCCGAAGATGGATCGCTTGCACATCTACCACAGTGGAAATGCTCGCTTGCGCAGTCATCGGAGTCCTTGGTCTCATTAAGAAGACAAAGGCAATGGACTACATCTTCGTACTCTTTGCCTGCTTCTGGA ACATTGGTATGACCGCCAACGGAGCGGCAGGTTGGGGCTACATCGGCGAAATCTCCTCCCAGCGACTTCGACCTTATACCGCTGGCTTTGGTGCTGCCATCACCTGTGTAGTCGGAATTGTCATGAACGTCCTTGTTCCATGCATGGTTAATGAGCACGAGTGGAACTGGGGTTTCAAGACGGGTTGGTTTTACGCCGGCGTCGGTCTTCCTTTCGTGATCGGAATGTGGCTTCTGATTCCCGAGACCAAAGG TCGTTCTGCTGccgagctggatgagctcTTTGAGAGGAAGATCAAGGCTTGGAGGTTCCACAAGACCGAGACAGCCACCCAGCGCCTTGTGGAGGTGCAGAACAAGTATTGA
- a CDS encoding Aldo-ket-red domain-containing protein encodes MASQNLPISLKNSLDATKVDYAQLGASGLRVSVPILGCMSFGSKKWHPWLIEEEEALEILKAAYDRGINTWDTANMYSNGISEKILGKAIKKFNLPRHKLVLMTKCSVFVGEDQEVVGPSHGQCMAQSKDYVNQGGLSRAAIFNAVEASLARLGTTYIDVLQIHRYDQSTRPEETMKALHDLVQSGKVRYLGASSMWATQFAGLQHVAERNDWTKFVSMQNYYNLCYREEEREMNRFCKETGVGIIPWSPLFGGLLARPFGVQDTERSKIPSPFGSAVTSADEEIVKRVEEVAGKKGWRMAQVALLWLRSKDAIPVVGLNSISKVEEAVELRGKELSAEEVEYLEELYIPKPIAGHF; translated from the exons ATGGCATCCCAGAATCTCCCAATCTCCCTCAAGAACAGCTTGGATGCTACCAAGGTGGACTACGCCCAACTGGGAGCGTCTGGACTACGCGTCTCAGTTCCGATTCTCGGATGCATGTCCTTTGGTTCCAAGAAGTGGCATCCCTGGTTGatcgaagaggaggaagctctcgagatcctcaaggctGCCTATGACCGAGGTATCAACACCTGGGACACGGCCAACATGTATTCCAACGGCATCTCTGAGAAGATTCTCGGGAAAGCAATCAAGAAGTTCAACCTCCCCCGCCATAAGCTTGTCCTCATGACAAAGTGCTCCGTCTTTGTCGGCGAGGATCAGGAGGTCGTGGGTCCCTCTCATGGACAGTGCATGGCCCAGAGCAAAGACTATGTCAATCAGGGAG GTCTCTCTCGCGCGGCCATTTTCAACGCCGTCGAAGCatcgctcgctcgcttggGAACTACCTATATCGATGTCCTTCAGATTCACCGCTACGATCAATCCACGCGGCCTGAAGAGACAATGAAGGCCCTCCACGACCTTGTACAGAGTGGCAAGGTCCGCTACCTTGGCGCAAGCTCGATGTGGGCTACGCAGTTTGCGGGCCTGCAGCATGTAGCAGAGCGCAACGATTGGACCAAATTCGTGTCAATGCAAAACTACTATAACCTGTGCTACCGCGAGGAAGAGCGAGAAATGAACCGGTTCTGCAAGGAAACTGGTGTGGGAATTATCCCGTGGTCGCCTCTATTTGGCGGTTTGCTGGCTCGTCCGTTCGGTGTCCAGGACACGGAGCGCTCCAAGATTCCGTCTCCATTTGGCTCGGCAGTCACTTCAGCCGATGAAGAAATTGTTAAGAGGGTGGAAGAGGTAGCCGGTAAGAAAGGCTGGAGGATGGCCCAAGTGGCTCTGCTTTGGCTGAGGAGCAAAGATGCGATTCCAGTTGTCGGCCTGAACTCCATCTCCAAAGTTGAGGAGGCTGTGGAGCTGCGCGGCAAGGAGCTGAGTGCGGAGGAAGTGGAATATCTAGAGGAGCTGTACATTCCCAAGCCCATTGCAGGACACTTTTAG
- a CDS encoding Zn(2)-C6 fungal-type domain-containing protein, whose protein sequence is MFSELYAPMLSGYGTEGFWGMVVLQASHVDESIKHLVIAASNLSSSNNVPFLAHYSRALQILSRSQNVDVIIILIACVLLTVCDELQNRGDSAQRHILAGERILAEQDGLSLGPWRDSFVLKEIMSTFSRLCSPRPMISRVAYPST, encoded by the coding sequence ATGTTCAGCGAGCTGTATGCTCCGATGCTTTCCGGCTACGGCACAGAGGGCTTCTGGGGCATGGTTGTGCTGCAGGCCAGTCATGTCGATGAAAGCATCAAGCACCTGGTCATTGCAGCATCAAACTTGAGCTCGAGCAACAACGTCCCGTTCCTTGCCCACTACAGCAGGGCACTGCAGATTCTGAGTCGCTCTCAGAACGtcgacgtcatcatcatACTCATTGCCTGTGTCTTGCTCACCGTTTGCGACGAGCTTCAGAACCGCGGCGACAGTGCACAGCGCCACATCTTGGCAGGCGAGAGAATCTTGGCAGAACAAGATGGGTTATCTTTGGGTCCTTGGAGAGACAGCTTTGTCTTGAAAGAAATCATGTCGACCTTTTCCCGTCTTTGCTCCCCAAGGCCTATGATATCTCGGGTTGCCTATCCGTCAACTTGA
- a CDS encoding APH domain-containing protein produces the protein MATNNTPELTACCTPSPTAKVFPQYSFFQERRAPALPSPTEIKYGADVIIAEVETQVSMREKLKGRVPIPEVFGWAEDGGQRFIYMSLVEGETLQARFGTMNESERRLQGAKIYGSIGKRPLNDIFVTGKPEHVGPFLGANAVQKLHETCGIDIDDNIPIVLTHNGLCPPNILLSRGPNPRVVGILDWGQSGRYPSYWEYCKARRVGVVDEEFTSALQEEWHTAYLPEIIDTVDDESFYHPWLYFMLSNI, from the exons ATGGCGACAAACAATACCCCAGAGCTTACCGCGTGCTGCACACCGTCACCAACCGCCAAGGTCTTCCCCCAGTACAGTTTCTTCCAAGAGCGCAGAGCGCCCGCGCTACCCTCGCCGACAGAGATCAAGTATGGAGCCGACGTGATTATCGCTGAGGTTGAGACCCAGGTGTCGATGCGTGAAAAACTAAAAGGTCGTGTCCCGATTCCTGAGGTCTTCGGCTGGGCTGAAGATGGCGGCCAAAGGTTCATTTATATGTCTCTGGTCGAGGGTGAAACTCTACAAGCAAGATTCGGCACCATGAATGAAAGCGAGCGGCGTCTGCAAGGAGCTAAGATCTATG GGAGCATTGGAAAGCGCCCGCTAAACGACATTTTCGTCACTGGCAAGCCAGAGCACGTAGGACCCTTCCTAGGGGCAAATGCTGTGCAAAAGTTGCATGAAACATGTGGAATCGACATTGACGACAATATTCCGATTGTTCTTACCCATAACGGCCTTTGTCCCCCCAATATATTATTATCGCGTGGCCCCAACCCAAGGGTCGTGGGCATTCTTGATTGGGGCCAATCAGGACGGTATCCTTCATATTGGGAGTATTGCAAGGCACGACGAGTAGGTGTCGTGGATGAGGAATTCACTTCTGCCCTTCAAGAGGAATGGCATACCGCTTATCTGCCTGAGATCATTGATAcggtggatgatgagagctTTTACCACCCGTGGCTGTATTTCATGTTGTCCAACATCTGA
- a CDS encoding Flavodoxin-2 domain-containing protein, producing MKVFIVFAHPEPQSLTSSLLKVAVEELEAQGHEVKVSDLYAMKWKSQVDREDFPQHPADERLRVTKASAVATYSGTLTDDVKQEQEKLKWADFVILQYPLWWYSMPAILKGWIDRVFSLGFAYGVGEHSDAHWGDRYGEGILLGKRGMVVVTIGGWKEHYSARGIGGPLEHVLYPVTHGALYYTGIEVLPSFAMYQSDRAGDEKFKEAADELRQRMQTLFTAKPIAYRRQNGGDYEIPTLTLKPGLEDPNTSGFSLHSHSVEDATGL from the coding sequence ATGAAggtcttcatcgtctttgctCACCCTGAGCCACAATCCCTTACCAGCTCCCTCCTCAAAGTCGCAGTTGAAGAACTGGAGgcccaaggccatgaagtCAAAGTCTCCGATCTATACGCCATGAAATGGAAGTCCCAGGTTGACCGCGAGGACTTTCCCCAACATCCCGCCGATGAACGCCTCAGGGTAACAAAGGCATCAGCCGTTGCAACCTACTCAGGCACACTCACCGACGACGTGaagcaagagcaagagaagTTAAAGTGGGCTGACTTTGTCATTCTCCAATATCCTTTGTGGTGGTACAGCATGCCTGCCATCCTGAAAGGTTGGATAGACAGGGTCTTTTCCCTGGGATTCGCCTATGGTGTCGGGGAGCACAGCGACGCGCACTGGGGCGATCGATACGGAGAAGGAATCCTCCTTGGGAAACGCGGCATGGTAGTCGTGACAATCGGAGGCTGGAAAGAACACTACTCTGCCCGAGGAATCGGCGGACCGCTTGAGCACGTTCTATACCCCGTAACTCATGGGGCCCTCTACTACACCGGCATCGAGGTTCTGCCCTCGTTTGCCATGTATCAATCGGATCGAGCAGGCGATGAAAAGTTCAAAGAGGCGGCTGACGAGCTTCGTCAGAGGATGCAAACCTTGTTCACCGCAAAGCCTATTGCTTATCGGCGACAGAATGGTGGAGACTACGAGATACCGACTTTGACGTTGAAGCCAGGCCTTGAGGACCCTAATACCTCAGGTTTCTCGTTACATAGCCACAGCGTCGAGGACGCAACGGGACTATGA
- a CDS encoding Amidase domain-containing protein, which produces MQLNGISYYVPPHAVGKVPRDVFEVNESIGLLPITVLNTHEQSLSLDDVNNITATFSKTDDVYQLGFSQGFFVQGRSANNERADVTVLGNSTAFWVSKAQNSNPLPDGPYFVSTTGRIYQAYRLYTDVQGAFSESSIQNQDGSYSVLPANLPGQSLAVAVPSRLYFTRTTKKPLAGVRLGVKDIFDIQGLKTSNGNRAWYHLYPAANRTAPAVQNLLDAGAVIVGKMKTSQFANGESATADWVDYHAPFNPRGDGYQDPSSSSAGPAAGEAAYPWLDIALGSDTGGSIRSPSQVQGIYGNRPSHGLVSLDNAMPLSPQFDTAGLFARDPTLWKTAAQALYRTKISFSDSYPSNILTIGFPTQAESELDITLTRFLANLTNFLLANATPFDLDDHWNSTNPDAPSVSALLNNTYEIVSAKEQARLVRDPFFRDYGAAHDGRRPHVNPAPLNRWAFGDNSTSTVEQGIANKTQFMEWFNTRVLSHDTESCSDNLLVYVPRTPEPVYRDTYRSGPQVPKAFSTSRISVMSETPDMVVPIGQVAYRSSVTSHTEYLPVSVDLMAAKGCDGMLFSLIQDLYEARILGISQTGRSHVTGEEALV; this is translated from the exons ATGCAGCTCAATGGCATCTCTTACTACGTACCGCCTCATGCAGTCGGAAAAGTCCCGAGGGACGTGTTTGAGGTTAATGAAAGCATTGGGCTGCTTCCAATTACTGTTCTCAACACGCACGAACAGTCATTgagtcttgatgatgtcaaTAACATCACGGCAACGTTTTCCAAGACGGATGATGTTTATCAACTTGGTTTCTCCCAAG GCTTCTTCGTGCAGGGAAGGAGTGCTAACAATGAGAGAGCTGATGTTACGGTGCTGGGTAACTCTACCGCTTTTTGGGTTTCCAAAGCTCAAAATAGCAATCCTCTCCCTGATGGCCCATACTTCGTCTCTACTACTGGGCGTATCTACCAAGCCTATAGGCTGTACACCGATGTTCAAGGCGCATTCAGTGAATCCTCAATCCAGAATCAAGATGGCTCGTACTCCGTTCTTCCAGCCAACCTACCTGGTCAATCTCTTGCAGTTGCCGTTCCTTCAAGACTCTACTTTACAAGAACTACCAAAAAGCCACTGGCTGGTGTTAGACTCGGGGTTAAAGACATTTTCGATATCCAGGGGCTCAAAACCTCAAATGGAAACAGGGCTTGGTATCATCTTTATCCTGCAGCTAACCGAACAGCACCTGCTGTCCAAAACTTGCTGGATGCCGGTGCTGTCATTGTGGgaaagatgaagacgagtcAGTTCGCGAATGGAGAATCGGCTACTGCTGATTGGGTGGATTATCACGCACCGTTCAACCCTCGAGGAGACGGGTATCAAgatccatcatcctcttccgCTGGTCCGGCTGCTGGTGAAG CTGCGTATCCATGGCTGGACATTGCTCTTGGTTCTGATACTGGAGGCAGCATACGGTCACCGAGTCAAGTTCAGGGGATCTACGGGAATAGACCAA GTCACGGACTGGTTTCTCTGGATAATGCGATGCCCCTGTCACCTCAGTTTGACACGGCCGGCTTGTTTGCGCGTGACCCGACTCTATGGAAAACCGCGGCCCAGGCACTGTATCGCACAAAAATCAGCTTCAGTGATTCATATCCTTCAAATATCCTGACGATTGGCTTTCCGACACAGGCCGAATCTGAGCTAGATATTACCCTCACCCGATTTCTGGCGAACCTAACCAACTTTCTCTTGGCAAATGCCACCCCCTTTGACCTTGACGATCACTGGAATAGCACGAACCCTGACGCCCCTTCTGTGTCGGCCTTGCTTAACAACACATATGAGATTGTATCAGCCAAGGAGCAGGCACGACTTGTGCGAGACCCCTTCTTTAGAGACTATGGAGCTGCTCATGATGGAAGACGGCCTCACGTCAACCCTGCGCCCCTGAACCGTTGGGCGTTTGGTGACAACTCGACGTCGACTGTTGAGCAGGGCATCGCAAACAAGACTCAGTTCATGGAATGGTTCAACACCAGGGTATTATCCCATGACACCGAGTCTTGTTCTGACAACCTGCTCGTATATGTTCCGAGAACGCCAGAGCCAGTTTACAGAGACACGTATCGGTCAGGCCCACAAGTCCCAAAGGCCTTCTCGACGAGTCGAATATCGGTCATGAGCGAGACGCCTGACATGGTTGTGCCGATTGGACAGGTGGCTTATCGTTCTTCGGTTACTTCTCACACGGAATACTTGCCTGTTAGCGTTGACCTGATGGCTGCTAAAGGGTGCGACGGCATGTTGTTCTCGTTAATTCAAGACTTGTACGAGGCGAGGATCTTGGGGATTAGTCAAACGGGGAGAAGTCATGTTACTGGCGAGGAGGCTTTAGTCTAG
- a CDS encoding Amino-oxidase domain-containing protein produces MVGLSNRLWETSLILLATLSFPECGQAVPHATQHGTETCSRKPLMEDFDSIGAWFDGVAAVNCTSVTRNSNVSIAIVGGGISGLTTALMLDSIGFHNWEIIEASERIGGRFRTKFVGGTQEFAEMGPMRLPHTVTYKSDNSTEVYTEHGLTYQLANTLNEMNKNDSKWKVDFIPWIQHHPNELIAWGTGRHPDGSVPTRADILANPCLGRPPALTSAEYNETKARMNKILKNETMLREIQRDVWRSHKRVMDMGLDDWSQQCMMREAFHATENVTDAIWTASDYDVFWDEMVHNSNLGLDGTRDSLGETEWKCVDGGFNRLSDAFLPHVSDRLVINRKIRKLETVQNKDGHTRTRLSWYPSVSNRTFESKEYDYTIMAVPFTMTRFMELPTFSSVLGRAISEAGLRFKSACKVSLLFSERFWEKGERPIFGGYSMPTSRPIGALYYPVYGLNESRPGLITHYRGGDWSDRYVSFSDEEHAQLVLDSIVSLHGEQAGELYTGDYERLCWLQDEHTATSWCRPDVEQHKLYIPAYHRTEHNTIFIGEHTAPTQAWISSAIHSSARGTIQLLLELGMIDEAKKVNEEWMGRWIEHQ; encoded by the coding sequence ATGGTCGGGCTATCAAACCGTTTGTGGGAGACTTCCTTGATCCTCCTAGCAACACTGTCCTTCCCTGAGTGTGGCCAAGCGGTGCCGCACGCGACCCAACATGGAACCGAAACATGTTCAAGGAAGCCACTGATGGAGGATTTTGACTCCATCGGGGCTTGGTTTGATGGCGTCGCAGCAGTCAACTGCACTTCAGTCACCAGAAACTCCAACGTTTCTATCGCCATTGTGGGCGGGGGTATCTCTGGTCTTACCACAGCCTTGATGCTCGATAGCATCGGCTTCCACAACTGGGAGATCATCGAGGCAAGTGAGAGAATCGGCGGACGGTTCAGGACCAAGTTTGTCGGTGGGACCCAAGAGTTCGCCGAGATGGGGCCTATGAGACTTCCGCATACTGTCACGTACAAAAGCGACAACTCGACAGAAGTTTACACTGAGCACGGTTTAACCTACCAACTGGCCAACACCCTCAACGAAATGAACAAGAACGATTCAAAATGGAAGGTTGACTTCATTCCATGGATTCAGCATCATCCCAATGAGCTCATCGCTTGGGGAACTGGGAGACATCCAGACGGCAGTGTCCCAACTCGAGCAGACATCCTCGCCAATCCTTGTCTTGGAAGGCCTCCAGCGTTGACCTCTGCGGAGTACAACGAGACCAAAGCCCGCATGAACAAGATACTCAAAAACGAAACCATGCTGAGGGAGATTCAGCGAGATGTCTGGCGCTCGCACAAACGTGTCATGGACATGGGTCTCGATGACTGGAGTCAACAGTGCATGATGAGGGAAGCCTTTCACGCAACTGAGAATGTCACCGATGCCATCTGGACTGCTTCCGACTATGATGTCTTTTGGGATGAAATGGTCCACAATTCTAATCTTGGACTGGACGGCACCAGAGACTCGTTGGGGGAGACCGAGTGGAAGTGCGTCGATGGTGGCTTCAACAGACTATCAGATGCTTTTCTACCTCATGTTTCTGACAGACTGGTCATAAACCGAAAAATCAGAAAACTCGAGACCGTGCAGAACAAGGACGGTCACACTCGCACTCGACTATCGTGGTACCCCAGTGTCAGCAACCGGACATTTGAGTCCAAAGAGTACGActacaccatcatggccgttCCTTTCACCATGACGCGATTCATGGAGCTGCCAACCTTTTCCTCGGTTCTCGGCCGTGCCATCAGTGAAGCAGGCCTCAGGTTCAAGTCTGCCTGCAAGGTTTCCCTGCTCTTCTCCGAACGCTTCTGGGAAAAGGGCGAGAGGCCGATATTTGGTGGCTACTCGATGCCAACCAGTAGGCCAATCGGGGCTCTCTACTACCCCGTCTATGGACTGAACGAGTCGCGACCGGGTCTTATCACGCACTATCGCGGAGGCGACTGGAGTGATCGCTATGTCAGCTTTTCCGATGAAGAGCATGCGCAGCTGGTGTTGGATTCCATCGTGAGCTTGCACGGAGAACAGGCGGGAGAGCTCTACACAGGAGACTACGAGCGTCTCTGCTGGCTACAGGATGAGCACACCGCTACATCTTGGTGTAGACCAGACGTCGAACAGCACAAGCTCTACATCCCAGCTTATCATCGCACCGAGCACAATACCATCTTCATTGGCGAACACACCGCGCCGACGCAGGCCTGGATCAGCTCGGCCATTCACTCGTCGGCTAGAGGAACtatccagcttcttcttgagcttggcatGATTGATGAGGCAAAGAAGGTGAACGAGGAATGGATGGGGAGGTGGATCGAGCATCAGTAA
- a CDS encoding DLH domain-containing protein produces the protein MSIGSCCTKGFRCDGEPTGRTGRLTDLDCYVTGENTKAAVLIVHDLFGWTLPNIRLLADHYAKEADVTAYVPDFFQGDSLPLDLLTAEKWSEMDMPGFLRRNSREIREPQIVAFARALREKYDKVGAIGFCYGGWAVFRLGAREHVPPLVDCVTSAHPSLLKAEDIDAVGVPVQMLAPEFDPVYTAELKLHTFQRLQAAGLPFDYQHFPGHAHGCLVRGDKERKGERAAMERAMERGKNAAVAWMRLFLHDE, from the coding sequence ATGTCAATCGGCTCCTGTTGCACCAAAGGTTTCAGATGTGATGGAGAACCCACTGGCCGAACTGGACGTCTCACGGATCTGGATTGTTATGTGACGGGCGAAAACACCAAGGCCGCGGTCCTCATCGTTCACGATCTTTTTGGTTGGACGTTACCGAATATTCGTCTCTTAGCCGACCACTACGCCAAAGAAGCTGACGTGACAGCATATGTCCCCGACTTTTTTCAGGGCgattctcttcctcttgaccTTCTCACGGCAGAGAAATGGAGTGAGATGGATATGCCGGGGTTTCTGAGACGAAACTCCCGCGAAATCCGTGAGCCACAGATTGTCGCCTTTGCCAGGGCTCTTCGCGAGAAGTACGACAAGGTGGGCGCAATTGGCTTTTGTTATGGCGGCTGGGCTGTGTTTCGACTCGGGGCTAGGGAGCATGTCCCGCCGCTTGTGGACTGTGTCACGTCTGCGCACCCTTCTTTGCTGAAGGCGGAAGATATTGATGCGGTCGGCGTCCCGGTGCAGATGCTTGCCCCCGAGTTTGACCCCGTGTACACGGCGGAACTGAAGCTGCACACGTTTCAGAGGCTGCAGGCTGCTGGGCTACCATTTGACTATCAGCATTTTCCCGGTCATGCCCATGGCTGTTTGGTGAGAGGAGATAAGGAGAGAAAGGGTGAGAGAGCGGCTATGGAAAGAGCTATGGAAAGAGGGAAGAATGCTGCCGTTGCGTGGATGAGACTGTTCTTACATGATGAGTGA